A part of Armatimonadota bacterium genomic DNA contains:
- a CDS encoding flavin reductase, producing the protein MDAPTFRRIMGEFATGVTVLAARAGEVLHGMTANAFTSVSLHPPLVLVCVA; encoded by the coding sequence ATGGATGCGCCCACCTTCCGTCGGATCATGGGGGAGTTCGCCACGGGGGTGACGGTGCTGGCCGCGAGGGCAGGGGAAGTACTCCACGGCATGACCGCCAACGCCTTCACCTCCGTCTCCCTGCACCCTCCCCTTGTGCTCGTGTGCGTGGC